From one Culex quinquefasciatus strain JHB chromosome 3, VPISU_Cqui_1.0_pri_paternal, whole genome shotgun sequence genomic stretch:
- the LOC6051070 gene encoding semaphorin-2A gives PLVFPEPNFVGSFDIGEYVYFFFRETAVEYINCGKAVYSRIARVCKKDTGGKNILNQNWATYLKARLNCSIAGEFPFYFNEIQDVYQLPSDKTKFYATFTTSTNGLVGSAVCSFDIGEVHAAFAGKFKEQATSNSAWLPVLNSKIPDPRPGTCVNDTSTLPDSVLNFIRSHPLMDRAVNHEHNNPVFYKRDLVFTKLVVDKIKIDILNQEYTVYYVGTNAGRIYKIVHYLSNGESKSKLLDIFEIAQNEAIQVMEISQSRKSLYVATDYRVKQVDLAMCNRRYDSCYRCVKDPYCGWDKDTNTCKPYELGLLQDVGNETYDICDTSVLKKKIIVTYGQSVHLGCFVKVPEILKDQSVTWYHHSKEKGRYEIKYNPTKYIETTERGLVVISVNEADGGRYDCHLGGSLLCSYNITVDAHRCTPPNKSNDYQKIYSDWCHEFEKYKSAMKTWEKKQAQCSSKQNYSNQHPNDVFQRNPNV, from the exons CCCCTTGTCTTTCCAGAGCCCAACTTTGTCGGTTCGTTCGATATCGGCGAGTACGTGTACTTTTTCTTCCGCGAGACGGCCGTCGAGTACATCAACTGTGGCAAGGCAGTGTACTCGCGGATCGCGCGCGTCTGCAAGAAGGACACCGGCGGCAAGAACATCCTGAACCAGAACTGGGCCACCTACCTGAAGGCACGCCTCAACTGCAGCATCGCGGGCGAGTTTCCGTTTTACTTCAACGAAATTCAGGACGTCTACCAGTTGCCCTCGGACAAGACCAAGTTCTACGCGACCTTTACGACCAGCACAAACGGGCTGGTGGGATCGGCCGTTTGCAGCTTCGACATTGGAGAGGTGCACGCAGCGTTTGCAG GCAAATTCAAGGAGCAAGCCACCTCCAACTCGGCCTGGCTGCCGGTGCTCAACTCGAAGATTCCAGACCCGCGGCCGGGGACCTGCGTCAACGATACGTCCACCCTGCCCGACTCGGTGCTCAACTTTATCCGGTCCCACCCGCTGATGGACCGGGCCGTCAACCACGAGCACAACAATCCGGTCTTCTACAAGCGCGACCTCGTCTTCACCAAGCTCGTCGTGGACAA AATCAAAATCGACATCCTGAACCAGGAATACACGGTGTACTACGTCGGCACGAACGCCGGCCGGATCTACAAGATTGTGCACTACCTGTCCAACGGGGAGTCCAAGTCGAAGCTGCTGGACATCTTCGAGATTGCCCAGAACGAGGCGATCCAGGTGATGGAGATCAGCCAGTCGCGCAAATCGCTGTACGTGGCCACCGACTACCGGGTTAAGCAGGTCGACCTGGCGATGTGCAACCGGCGGTACGACAGCTGCTACCGGTGCGTCAAGGATCCGTACTGCGGCTGGGACAAGGACACCAACACGTGCAAGCCGTACGAGCTCGGGCTGCTGCAG GACGTTGGCAACGAGACGTACGACATCTGCGACACGAGCGTCCTCAAGAAGAAGATCATCGTCACGTACGGCCAGAGCGTCCACCTGGGCTGCTTCGTCAAGGTGCCGGAGATACTGAAGGACCAGTCGGTGACCTGGTACCACCACTCGAAGGAGAAGGGCCGCTACGAGATCAAGTACAACCCGACCAAGTACATCGAAACGACGGAACGCGGCCTGGTCGTGATTTCGGTCAACGAAGCCGACGGCGGCCGGTACGACTGCCACCTGGGGGGGTCGCTCCTCTGCAGTTACAACATCACCGTCGATGCGCACAG ATGCACTCCGCCGAACAAGAGCAACGACTACCAGAAGATTTACTCGGACTGGTGCCACGAGTTCGAGAAGTACAAATCGGCCATGAAGACCTGGGAGAAGAAGCAAGCG